TGGCAATTAACCTCTCCATGAAGCTGAAGTTGCCTATAATTGTGGATCCTCATCATActataatcataatttattgaaGTATATAGAGCAAGTTCGATACTCAATAAGTAGATATTCATCACGATTAGCAGGAGAAATACACCAAGGAGTACAGAAAGGTGCACTGTAAACTGTTTGTTTAGAATAAGAAACATCACCAAAAGAAATGGTGCAAATCAAActagtatttattgaaattaTAGGACACAAGAAATTCACAAGAtcagagagaaaaagaattgacAAACTAAAACAGGCAACAATAGAAATGATGAAAGTAGAGTATGGATCTCATAAAAGCTTAGAATACACTAGAAATAGATGAAACTAGAGTATAGATATTGGATCCTGTAAGCGCTTAGCAAAGACTAAAGATTATGAAAACTAGTGCACTTCAACTACAGGTCCTAGAGCCAAACCCAACCCGACCAATGAATTACAGTGAGTCTAGTACTAAACAtgattaaaagaaatgaaagatcGCGATCAACTGCAACATTAGCCCAACCACAAAAAGGTTAGATCAGTCATATGATGGAAGGAAGACCATGTGGATGATGACTGAGTCTTTGTAGTGCCTTTGCATGCCTAATGTTATATCATGAATCAGTTGCAGACTTTTGCCACAGTGTATAACTCTTAGTATCCCAATTGTCTACACATTTTACTGGGTTGTATGTGTCAAAAGATGTGGGCATTCAGAAAATCTAAACTTgtttatctttaaaaaagaaacttcacAGATTCAGAAAGCTCTGGATATGCTCAAAACAGCTATGATCTGGGAATAAAGATGGTTTCTGGATTCAAAACCCTCCTATGCTCAAAACAGCCATGATCTAAGAATTAAGGATGCTGTAAATTGATGTCCTACAATAGACAACAAGTGTGATACCATATCACTgcagaaataaatgaaaacttgAGCCACTGGACCAAGCTCCCTACGGGGTTGATTGGAGTTTACTTGCTTTTTCCTTAAACAAACACTTGACTCATTGTCAACTCCTGCTGCTATACCAAAATAAACCATTCCAGAAAAAGGGCACTGCCAAGTCAACTACTGTGAACTAAAGCATAACAACCCACATAGCTTAGCCTCACTACTCATGTCTCAGGAAAAGGTAAACATTGATCAACAATGATCATGCTCTTCGGAAAAATAGATGCTTGAGCACATCCATAGGTTGAGCTTGAATTGTTTACTTGCTAGCTACCAGTAAAGTGCACAATGCTTTCGCACAGCTTGTAGACAGCTCTTTCACTTGTAAAGCAATAGCAAGTACAGTTAAGTAATAAAATAACAGTGCCAGCAAATTTTTCCACACTAATTGGTTCTTTTTGTTGGAATTGGAACAAGAACAGTTAGCAACTAAATggtgtaaaaaaattaaaaaaattaaaaaaggagggGGAGCATTCAGCAAGCTGCTTCCTCAAAAGACACAGATATGTTGCCAAAAACAACTCAGGAACACCAATGCATATGTTGTCCTTACCATGGGTAGTAATATAGTCGAATGACTCGAGGGCCTCTGAAGGAGTTCTGTATATATTTGGTGATAAAACATGAACCAAATGATTATCAACCCACCTACATCCAGTCATATTACACACCAATGGTGAGTCGGTACATTGCGTGAAACATAACAGGGAGATGTCCAAGGTAACTTGGACGAAAGGAAATGAAGTCACAGAATCCccagaaacaaaagagaatggCAGAGAAGTTAATTGTACCCACGCCACTTCCTCTCCTCCTCATTTTCCGCCAACTCATCAGGATGAATTTTTTCGAACAACTGATCAATAATAGCTGCACACACCAAAATGGGTCATTGCAAGTGtaaatgaaaatcaaaagaCCTCCAAAGACTTGCGTGTTCAGCAGAATAGGCTTGAATGCTCCAAAGTTAGATATCACTAATCGCATCAACATGAAAGAACAAGCAAGAGATAAAAAGGATAAGGGAAATGACCAACAACCTGAAGAGTCATTCATCTGCTTTCCATCTACCATCAGTATAGGCACCTTCTTGTAATCAGACCATTTGATCTCTTTCTTGTTGATGGGGTTGACCTCCACAACTTTGTACGGTATTTTGTAGTAATCCAAGAACgctgaaggaaaagaaaaaaaaaaatcaaacaacatcaTAATGAAGTTAATGATGCCCAAATGCGAGATTAATAATTGAAAACAAGTGACATACTAACAATCATGAGAAACACCGTAATACCAGCAGCACAAGCGAGCCACACTTCAGCATTTTAAATTCTCTCACTTTAGTTTGGTTTTCCTGGCCAAGAACTATTTTCCTACATATTCTGTAGATACCGGTTATTGTGTCCAATGCGATCCGATTAACTTCATCGTTATCATTTTACATTTCCCCAAGCCTCAACTTCCCTTTGTGATGacaagaggaaaaaaggaatgCTACAAATACAAAGAAACCACTGTGAGCGAACAAAATCTCGAGGACACTCTGATTCGAACCGGAGAAAGGGATCAGCCAAAGCGTACATCACCAAGATGCATCTCTCAGTGCATACACACCACTAGACTGAACTCTCTTTCGGCAAAACTTTGCACGCTCAGCCTTCGAGGGCCGAAGAACACCGATTACTTCCCACGCAAACAAGAAGCGGCACGTACAGAAACGGCGAAGCGCTTCACTCGCTGAACGATTCTAGCTTCTAAAGAGATTCTAGAGAAGCCCGGTAGCTAACCTTTAACTTTGTTGCAGAAAGGGCAAGCCTCGTACTGGTAGAGGACGACGTCGCCGGGGAGAAACCTCGCCCCTCGCGAGCCCTCTTCCCGAGCCGCAGACGTCGCCGCGGTGGCGGCGGAGGACACGAGCCTGGCCCCCGCGGCCCCATTGGCAACGGAGGGGATCGACGGCCAGCGCCGGCCGGTCAGTACCTCGGAGAGCCACGGGGAGCTCGTGCCCGCCCGGGGATTGCGGAGCGCGGCTCGAAGGAGGCGGTGCTGGGAGGCGCCGGCGGAGGCTGCTCCGACGGCCGCGGCGGCGCGGGTCAAAGCGGCGGCTCCTCTGATCGACCTCGTCGTCATCGTTCGAATTCTGGAACCGGTTTGAAAGTGCGGCAGGGAAGAGTTCTCCACGGAACTGGCGCGTGACGGAAAATGCTACGGTGACGCGTGTTGCTGCAATCTGGTACGTTTGGCACCGATACATTGAATATCACGGTAcattaggaaaagaaatttacatAAACGACctgaaaattttgatgaaaagtacaatttttttaaattttatttgtttaatataatttatgaatattAGGAGATATCatctttaaaatttaatatttatgatgcAATCCATAAACTTTCAGTACATATTCATTCTAGTCCAAAACTAAAAATGTTTAATAATAacctttcattaattcaagttaaaaGATAATATCGAACATTTCTATATAATTCAAAAAGTATATTAAATATATGCTAAAAGTTTGTGGACttgttaaataaaataaaagtttataactgacaTTGAATATTAGTTTAAAATTCAATAACatgcattgaacaaataaaaaacttataaaCACATTGATCCAAAATTAAGGGACCATTTGTACAAATATCCAAGTACTGAAGCAACATatagctttttcttctttttttttggtaagtaacaTATGGCTAAATCACATGGTGCAAATTAAGAAtataaaacaaaaatctataCAAGTACACCTATGCTCAAGCTTACGAGACATCAAAAGAGCAccgcatttattttgttaatttaagcaACTAAATTCGATTTTTTAGGTGCCTTATATTCGAACAAGATTCGAAATCAGTCTCGACATTTTAATCTAACCTCATcctttggaacttttccaataATGAGAGGTGGTCATGAGCCTGAAAACCCGCTTGACTCGTGTAAGCCTAATCAATCAGCTGGAAGgattaatttggaattttggagAGCCTGAACGAGTAATCTCTTCGCGGAATGGAGTTCCACTTGTCCACTTCGATCCGTCAAAGGATATTTGAAGGCATTAGTAATCTTTGACAATGGGCGGGCCCAACTAAGAAATCCTCAGGCCCAATGCAAGGCCCGACCCGGCGGCGCTCGGGTCTCTTTCTTCGGGAGGCCGCCGATGGTAAGGGCATTATCGGCACATCACAGCCACGCAGCCTTAAGTCGGTCAACCTCCGCTATAAATACGACCCCTGCTCCCTGCATAAGGCGGTACAGAAATCAGAATCTGTTGGGGGCTagggttttcttcttcctctctcccgcGTTCTcgttttctccatcttcctcctcctgtCGCGCGCGCCTGCAGGCGGAATCCGTCCTCTGCTCGGTTTTGTCTACGGCCTTTGGGTTTTGCTCCGGCTCCCATGATTGGCGGGGATCTGTTTGGCGAACAAAATCCAATTGCAGAGAGGgcactaataaaaatattaacataactTAAGTCCTCAAACTTAAGTATCTAATTGCGTAGAAATCGAGGGAAAATACACATTGTAAAAAGTTCCTAATGAATAATAAGGTGTAATGGTAGGGTTATCTCGAAGTTCGAACTCCACACCCAATCTCTTCACAAGGGAACTCGTACTCTTaaacttgatattttctttctttcatttgggTCTTGATAAGGTTAGGTCGCGACATAAAGATGTTCATTGGCTTCTCATTGCCCGTTTCTCCCCTCCATTTGGGTCTTGACAAGGTCAGGTCGCGACATAACTTCATTGGCTTCTCATCGCCCGTCTTACCAAGAGCAATATTGAGGGTTAGCTACATTGATCGATAGAGATCCAATATCAATAGGAGATAACCTGGTACAGAAATGGAAATGGAATTTGAAATCCACGCTGTCACTTCTTAATGGCCAAGGCGAAATCGGTTGTAAGTTGCGGATGAACTTTTGACCACGACCAGCTCGTTGACTACCCAAAAATAAACCAACCAAACTTAGCCCTGAATTCGTGCCTGCACGTCAACTACAAAGAATGCAAtgcaattctctctctcttcttttgattCGCCCCTTACAACTtccaaaccaaatcaaaacCAAAGCCAAAACAATCCAGAAAAAACTATTATATTCTATCTCAGAGAGGGGAGAAGAAaccttcctctctcctcctcctcctcctcctccctcttggAGGGTCAAAAAGAAAGACGAGAAATCCTTCGAGCGAAAAGTATATAGATAAAGAGACAATCAATGTACGCGACGACGACGTCCTCTTGGTCGTCGCTGTCGATGAGGAAGATGTGCCCCAACTTTGACAGGGAGGACGGCCTTGACACCGTCCTGGAGGTGCCCATCCCAGAGGAGATGTTCACCAGCATGGGTAGCAATGCCGTGCTGAGATGGCAGAACCTCCGCGCTCTGATGAAGGCCCAGTCCTCGTCCTCATCCGCCATCGATTATTGCAACaagtcctcctcctcctcctcttcttctggTTCGTATGCTTCGTCTTCTTCGTCGTCAGAATCGCCGCAACAGCAGCGTCTGTCATCCGGGTCGAGGAACGAGTTCATGGCTCTGCTCAAGCTCGTCGGGTCGCCTCTCATTCCTTTCCAGGTCCAGTCAGATCAGGCTCTAACCCGACCCCTCAAGGGTTGCACCATCGTAAGCCTACTCCTAACCTCCTGTCATCACTAACTTTCCcgccaaaaacaagaagaagaagaacgattCCTAGTTCTCTTTCAGATGATTAATTCGTCATTGTGCTTGGAAAGCAATATTTTGCCCTCCGTTCGACTTTGGTCGCTGCAAAAGTTTACGCACCAGAAGATCCTGTATCGATGGGTCAGGAAATCACGTTTGATTTATTTGCAAATTATCacgttcttttctttcatttttgccCTTGAGAAAAGGTCTTTTCATGATAGGGTATTCGTGGCTTGCATGTGTAATTGTTTGATATCTTCTCCTTTATTTTCCTACTGTTTTGAGAATGAAATTAAAGTAAATCTCTCTGTGGCATTACGATAAATAGGAAGCCTCGACCGCGCAGTACATAATTCAGCAGTACTTGGCGGCCACAGGAGGGCAAGGGGCATTGAACGCTGTGCACAGCATGTACGCGGTGGGGCAGGTGAAGATGGCGGCGTCTGAGATGCGGCAGGGCGATGGCAGCGTACACGCCACCGGGAGTAATGAGGTCGGCGGGTTCGTGCTGTGGCAGAAGAACCCCGATCTCTGGTTCCTCGAGCTGGTGGTTGCGGGACTCAAGGTGAGCGCGGGCAGCAACGGCAAAGTCGCTTGGAACCAGTCTTCCTCTCAGCCTTGCCATGCCAATCGCGGTCCTCCTAGACCCCTTCGCCGCTTCTTTCAGGTATCCTTTTTATGATTACTCTTAAAACTTCTGGCTTTAGAAATCAGTATTCTTGGTAAAACGTGTGTCGGGCTTGGGTAGCTTCACGGTTCGAAATCTTGGTAAAAATTGACTACATTTGTGAGATATGAGCGTTCTCATAGAAACAAAGCAGGAAGAAGTCATTTTTGAAACAAGGAATGATTGGAGATTCTTTTAGCAGAACCAGAAAGGATCAGATTTTCCAGGGAAAGAACTTCAAATCAAATgccggaaaataaaaaataatcaacaattgtcatcatcaatgatgaatTTATTTGAGTTGGGGGATCGTATTAACAATCAATTTGTTCAGTTTTATTGGTCCTTTTTGGAGTCTGatctaaattttctaaatttcattACTTATCATTAGGGCTTGGACCCAAGATCGACAGCCAACCTATTCCTGGATGCAGTATGCATTGGGGAGAAGACGATCAACGGTGAAGACTGCTTTGCTCTAAAGATCGAGGCGGCCCAAAATATCCTCAAAGCACAGAGCTCGCCAAACACCGAGCTCGCCCATCACAAGGTGTGGGGCTACTTCAGCCAGAGGACCGGCCTCTTGGTCCACTTCGAGGACACCAAGTTAGTAAGGATGAAGTCGATAAGGGGAACGACAGTGTTTTCTGGGAAACCACAATGGAGTCGACCATCGAGGACTACAGAAACGTCGATGGGATCAACATCGCTCACGGTGGGAAGACTTCGGTGACCATGTTCAGGTATGGAGCTGCGCAGAATCACAAGCGGAAGATCGAGGAGACTTGGAGGATCGAGGAGGTAGACTTCAACATATGTGGGTTGTCCATGGATTGCTTTTACCACCTGCAGATTTGAAGAGGGAACAAGAAGGTGGAGATCAGGGAATGTCATGAGTCAAGCTGCTGCTTATTGAATTGAATTACATAGCAAATACGTGgacaaagaacaaaagaaaggcAATGTAAATACAGGAAAGAGACTATGAATTAAGAGGATCGGTGAagctttgtcttttcttcaa
The window above is part of the Eucalyptus grandis isolate ANBG69807.140 chromosome 6, ASM1654582v1, whole genome shotgun sequence genome. Proteins encoded here:
- the LOC120294826 gene encoding prostaglandin E synthase 2-like translates to MTTRSIRGAAALTRAAAAVGAASAGASQHRLLRAALRNPRAGTSSPWLSEVLTGRRWPSIPSVANGAAGARLVSSAATAATSAAREEGSRGARFLPGDVVLYQYEACPFCNKVKAFLDYYKIPYKVVEVNPINKKEIKWSDYKKVPILMVDGKQMNDSSAIIDQLFEKIHPDELAENEEERKWRGWVDNHLVHVLSPNIYRTPSEALESFDYITTHGNFSFMERLIAKYSGAAAMYMVSKKLKKRHNITDERAALYEAAETWVDALKGRPFCGGAEPNLADLAVFGVLRPIRHLQSGKDMVEHTQIGEWYDRMQHAVGNSTRAMTQSWQESREKI
- the LOC104416034 gene encoding LOW QUALITY PROTEIN: uncharacterized protein LOC104416034 (The sequence of the model RefSeq protein was modified relative to this genomic sequence to represent the inferred CDS: inserted 1 base in 1 codon; deleted 2 bases in 1 codon) codes for the protein MRKMCPNFDREDGLDTVLEVPIPEEMFTSMGSNAVLRWQNLRALMKAQSSSSSQRLSSGSRNEFMALLKLVGSPLIPFQVQSDQALTRPLKGCTIEASTAQYIIQQYLAATGGQGALNAVHSMYAVGQVKMAASEMRQGDGSVHATGSNEVGGFVLWQKNPDLWFLELVVAGLKVSAGSNGKVAWNQSSSQPCHANRGPPRPLRRFFQGLDPRSTANLFLDAVCIGEKTINGEDCFALKIEAAQNILKAQSSPNTELAHHKVWGYFSQRTGLLVHFEDTKLVRMKSKGNDSVFWETTMESTIEDYRNVDGINIAHGGKTSVTMFRYGAAQNHKRKIEETWRIEEVDFNICGLSMDCFXPPADLKREQEGGDQGMS